Part of the Panicum virgatum strain AP13 chromosome 4N, P.virgatum_v5, whole genome shotgun sequence genome is shown below.
CTTGAACCGACTCACTGCCACAAAGTGAATAAGAAAAGGACAATCGTTGCAGCAAGGATAAATTCAGAAATTTCCATATACTATCCCCAGAAACCAAGCCAACCTTGCTAGAAGCAAAGGAAGCTAAGATTGTGTAAATTAGAAGTCCTACCATTCTGCATCCTCCATTCTCATATTGTCTGGTCTCTCTATGATCGCCAGTCCATTAATTACAACAAAACGAACTCTTTTTTCATCTTGTATCACAAGTTCAGGAAACTTTGTCCTAGTTGCATGCGAAGTTGCTAACTCCCTCCTCTTGAAGCTGCAAGTGCCTATACATCGAATCAAACTTAAGAACATAACATCAGCTAATGATGTACTGAGTAAAGGTTTATGATGAGCCATCATACCTTTCTTCGGGAACCTTTGAGTCAGTTTCCTGTACAAGCCACCAGAAGCTTCAAGAGCTAGCCCTATAGTCTTGTCACGGAACCCAATCAACGACGCAAGACGCACATTGACATCACTTACCAAGGTTTCGTACAAGTTTGCTATATACATCAATGGCAAAGCAAGCCTAGGGTCACCCTCATATCGAACCCCCTGTTGCTTTCTTTTGCTTGATTTATCATCGACCTGGCTACATTCCAAGCCAGAGCATTCCACCATCTCAACAACATGCTCCCTTATAAAATAATCAACAATGAGGTCCAAGAACCTAGACCTTGCCATTTCAATAGGGAGAACATCTGCAAACAAGGGGCGAACACTGTCACAGCAAAAAACTTGGGAGGGAGGGTGAAAAATGATCCAACAAAACTAAACAAAAAATTCATACCTTGAGGAGTGAGGATATCAAAAGGACTAGATGGCCTGCTGGTGTTATCAAGAGCCGATTGTTCATCATCAACTGTGACATCTTGGAGGCTCAAAGAGCTGCTATATGATCCATGCATGCAATCCTAGCAGAGAAAACAACAGTTGTTACTCGAGCCAGGGACGGACCCAGCTTAGGACATCCAAGTTAGTAGGTAGCTCAATATATTGTaactggattcagatccgaatacagatagttttgttagggtttggggtgctccgtctcgcacagcacaaggaaagagaaggggcgggcgcggcatacctggaggatgcgctcgtcgccggcaaagggctgggccgccgctcgcccaggcGTCGCCGCCAGGGAAGATCTCGAGCAAGGCAGGAGagagttttttttctctctctcggaGACAAGGGAAACGTTTAAGAaacagagagagggggagggaggcagGGTTAAAAAAGGGTTAATTGAatccatgccattacaattaTCCGAGTTCACTGATCTGCTATTACTATTCATCATATTGGAACTGTACCATTACAATTTCAAAACTCTCCGAAACATGCCATTACATACCCCTTCAACGTGTTTCTCAAAATTTATTGACCAAAATATCCCCAGCCTTCAACGTGCCGCTGTGGCCAGGCCGCCGCGAGGCTCGGCGACTCCGTTGGCCGGCCACCGCGAGCCAGGCCGCCGCAGCTGTGCCCGCCCAcaggccgccgctcgccgagctcgagctcgtgccagcccgccgccggctcgccaggccccctcgccggagcgccggggGGGAAGGTAGGGAGCCGCGAGGGAgggcgccggcgatggagggtgccgtctcgcgGGCCCGTCGCCTCCCTGCCGGCACGCCGTCCTGCTGGATTCCTCCTTGCTGCCGGCGTCGTCCCTCGtccgccatggctgccgccgTGCCTGCAGGGGGCCTCCTGGGCGTCGTGCCGCCGGCGGGGCTGCTGCGGCTGGCCTGGGGTGCTCACCGCCCGCAGGAAGCCCGGCAGTGACCTGGGCGCCGTGCCGCCGGGGGGGGAGGCGGGTGCATGGGGGTGCTCTAGCCCCGCGGCTAGCAGCGGAGatagagaggagggagagggagatgagaggaggaggaagaagaagatcggGGGTATTTTGGTCCATAAAATTTAAAAAACACAGCGAAAGGGTATGTAGTGACATGGTTCGGAGATTTGTGAAATTGTAATGACATGGTTCCAATATGATGAATTGTAATGGTATATCAGTGAACTcggaaaattgtaatggcatggatTCAATTAGCCCGTTAAAAAACCCATGGGGGCCGGTTCCGgcttcggccggtacccaaccggtccaaattcaaaattcaaatttgaatttaaaaattaaaaaattcctaaaaatacgttaaggtgcgacgaatataatagtgtcaaattttctaaaaaaattcattcatttagtatagtttgcgggtatttgaagttaaatcaaaaaagaaaaaggaaaaaaataggctggcccattaaggcccaccgcatatggcgaccggtaaaccggtcaaaccggtcagaaCCAGTTACACAtgtgattttgaatttggatttgaattcaaccggttttcaCCGATTTCCGGTCAAACCTGTCCGGTAAActgctaccggagggcggcggtttgatcGGACCGGTCGGGAAAAAAACCCTAGAGGGAGAAGCCGAGGAGATGAACCTGAGCCCTGAGCTGGAGCTGTCAATGAGCCGATCTCGAGCGAGCCTGCCACCTCAAGCTGGAGAGCATCCCGAACCGAGCGGCATGTGAGCCAAGGTCCAAAGAAGAGCATCCTTGACTTGAAGGCTGAAAGATGACACTGATGAAGGTATTGGGAGTTAATGTACTTTCATAATtcttattttatataaaaaatatgttAATTATATAACCGTAGAGAATACTCTGATTAAGAGTTCCAACATGAGTACACAAATGAAAGATTACATCATATGACTGCCATTACTAACGATTATATATTACGGTCTCGTGCTATTTTACTTTTACCACTTGCGCTATAGTACGTGTGCGCGTAGTGTTTGTTGACGAAAAGATACTTTATTTATGTATCCATATTATTTGTTTTGATCATGGCATGCATAAAGTTGAACtatttctttatttattttgctAGCAGGCATATTACTCCAATCATGCACGTACGGAGCCTAATTCATCTATGGTATTTCAGACATTTATTTATTAGTTTATATATACCTGACGTAAAAGTGATCATGTCAGTAgagcatatatatatactccGAGATGGTGCTCTTTCTCTAACATTTCATTTCACTTGAAGTACTAATTTATCTGTGTTTCCATTAGCTACGTGCATAGATACTTTTATATGGTCCTATTTGAGACGTTGCTTTTCCGCGAAAAAGCGAATTAAACCTGCCAAACACTTTGAGCTGGACACGCGTTCGCGGCCCGCTTGCAACAGCAGATCGCGGGATTTGAATTGGGCAATGGAAAATCGCAAAAGCGACTTCCGAGCCGCATTACGCTTATAAGCGCCGCATTTTTTGGCACGCAGTCCCAAACAGAGCCACACTCTGTTCGTTTGGCTTATcaaccaaccagccagcagtattgttctctcatactaaatcagcaccagccatcagctaccagccagttagcagtattgttctctcataataaatcagcaccGGCCATCAGCCATAGCCAAACGAACATAGCATTCCATCAGCTGCTAAAGAGAGCCAATAGCTCTTTGACTATAATGGATGAGCGGTGCTTTGGGCGGGGGCTCTCCTCTGACCTCTGTCAATCTCTCTCTGATCCATCCTGTATTTATACAACCTAACCAAAGTACCACACGTTAGAGGCTAGCTCAGACTGTGAGGTCCATGGCCATGTATTGCCTGACAAATGGGCCACACATGAAGCTATTAACAGATCGCAGGAAACTTAACCCTTTTTTGACCAGGCAATTAACAGAGCTAGATAGACTAGTAACATCCAAAAACTGTCTTCTACCAAGTAGGATTAGTAGATATCAATCATTTGAGCACAGTTTTGTGGGTGCCCAAGTGTGGGAAAGCACATTCCATTCCCTGCTCAAGATCAACACACACCATATCTTTAACGTCTTTCTCTCCAGTAACATCAAAGTTGTATCCGAAACCAGTACCACGCTAGATCATGTTCCCGCATGCATGGCGTCTTACACAAGGGAATAATGCACACATCTAGGTGGCATGTGATTGCGAGGCACGAGCCCGTGCCGCGGTCGCTCTCTCCAAGGCCTTGAGCCTGTTAGCCTCCATGCGCGCCCTCTGCTCCTCGGTCAGCTCAATTTTCGCCCGCTTGCTGCTGCCTGCTTCGTCCTGCTGCTTCTGCGTCTTGCCTGCATCAGCATCATGCGAGCTCGCTTCTTTTCGAGCCAAGGGCTCTGAAGCCTCTTTATTGGATCCCTCTCCAGCTGCAGCTGGGATCCGGGGCTCCTGTTGAGCAGTTTACCCAAGTCAAGTGAAAGAGCATAGCGGACTGTATAGTAGCTTATGCCTTGTGTAACGCTTACAAAAATTTAGGGGACAAATACTTACATCTGCTGCTTTTTCATAGATTTCATCAAGCAAATCTTCTTGCATTAGATCCACATCATTGTTCTCCATCGGTGGATCCATGAAATCTTCGTGTGTTGGGTCGGTGGCATGATTATCTTCAGTCCCTAAGAATGGGTCTTCAGGTGCAGTTCCATCTGCAGGAGACCTTAGACTATCACTATCACGGGAGCAGACATTGAAGGAAAATGCAGTTGTAATGAAACTTTAAACAAGTAATGCATGCTAAGTAGCTGTTTTTGTTTTGTAAGTAACACATCGACCCTTATTATGCCAAAATTCAAGGTTCACAAAGGACAGAGTTGGAGGCTCTGTCTTGGAGAGAACAGAGACGAGCGACAAACCACTCAATAATGGGCACCATCTCCCTACCCTATATCACCAGACTCCAACCATCCACCCGATGCATGCACGCTGTTAACAAAACAAAGAGCTCATACCAGGTCCACCTGCTGGCGTGACTTCTTCAACTGGTGCCTCGTGCAGCACTGTAGGATCCCCTCCTCTGGCAACCCTGTCCCTTAGTTCAGAAATGCATCTCTAAGGAACAATGtaaacaaaggaacacacaggtCAGAAATAACAAGGTTATGGCAAGGTtcaaggagaaagaaaataCATCTTCCTGGTGAGAATGGCCTTTGTGCGTGTTAACAGTGTATATATGGCTTGTAACTAGCTTATTTTGGCGAAAAACAAATCAATGCATGAGAACTGAAATCGCTTGGTTTGAAAGCTTAGCAATCAACGGATTTCGCAATTGAAAGCGCTTGAAAGATTCtttaaaataaagaaagaaaagttcaaTGGCATGTTCTACAGAAGCATACCATTCTACAGCAAGAACAGAAAGATTTATCCCtcgcaaaaagaaaaggaacaaATAGATCGATGGGAGCGAATCTGTGCGGGCAGCCATGGCATGGTAAGAAGCATAACAAGTGCTTTTCTCTTAAGGTGTTGGTTGTCCTCAACATTAATGAGATGTccatttcaaattttcaatATGCAGCTATGGTCTAGCTTTTCGCTATCTTTCTTGCAGCAGTGCTTGAAATCCATCATTCATCATGTTTATAATTGTGTAACGGCTAGCAAAGAGTGGTCGGCAACAAGCAATAACGATTCCTTTTGATAGTGCCACCTAGAGTcttagagatagagatagaggttaaataaaacaaataattTCCTATCTTGTATCGTGTTACAAAGTTTCTACGCTAATGCCATGGTAAATTGAGCTGATCATTCTGTTTCTCGCTAGTATGTCGATTTTATTTGTGATGATAGATGGAGCACTTACCCTGACACGGTTGGTGGCCCCCACTTTCTCAAGTTTGCGCACAAACTGTTCAAAGGAGTAGTAAGGGATCAAGCGAGAGTGCCAGTCCGTGTAGAGCTTGATGAGATTACCAAGGTCCTCCACCTGGCGTGGCATGCAATAAATAAATGTATGTAGGGAGATGAGGATGCCAAATTGGTACCTGAGTAAGCAAGCACACGTACAGTAGATGGGCACTAATATCGAACCGAAGCCAAGGAATGGTacgaaaaaaatagaaagaagaagagaaaattGGGTACCTCGTGGCCTGGTCGGGCGCGGGGCTTGAATGCCTTGGGGAAGTATCGGATGACGAAGCCGATGCCATCGTCGGAGAGGAGCAGGTCGGGGGTGAGCTTGGGGCGCGTGGCccgctccttcttcttcttcttattctCGGCGCTGGCGTCCCCCTCGGGCGGTGCCGGCGCGGAGGCTGGATGTGGCCTGGGCTTGGCGTTGGGGTAGGAGGAGGCGAAGCGGGAGCGGTTGGTGGCTTGGTCGGCGGAGGCAGAGGGGCGGGTGCGGAAGGGCAGTCGCGGGACCAATGGCCCGGGCGGCCGCACTTGAAGCAGCCagtgggcgccgccgcagccatgggggaggagggaggggtggagTCGATCTGAATCTGATgcggggagggggaaggggaagggggaaAAAAGTGTGGGTTTTGGCGGGAGACAGGAGGCGTGCTGCGCCAAACTGCTAGGGTTTGGCTGgtggagtggtggtggtgggctgCTAATGCCATGTtctcttctcctttctttcgGATTAAATCAGCCCCAAAGCCAAGGACTTTCAcccgaaaaaggaaaaaatagagCATTCCGAGAATTGAACTCGTGACCTCTCGCACCCTAAGCGAGAATCATACCACCAGACCAAATGCCCTGATGTTATTTGGCTTTTCTACTCCACTACTTATAATATATGTTCCGCAACGCGCAACCGAGCCCAAATCATGAAGATCGTCAATTGCAATGCAAGtaattatataatatatattgtATACCTTTGCGCTAGTTGCCCTTAACTACACATACAAAATATCTCGATCAAGTAGTATGCTTGATTATGGTGTCCCTTTGAAGTTCAAAGGGATTTTGAACATACATATACTCCCTCTCATCATTTTGGC
Proteins encoded:
- the LOC120668922 gene encoding uncharacterized protein At2g02148-like, producing the protein MHGSYSSSLSLQDVTVDDEQSALDNTSRPSSPFDILTPQDVLPIEMARSRFLDLIVDYFIREHVVEMVECSGLECSQVDDKSSKRKQQGVRYEGDPRLALPLMYIANLYETLVSDVNVRLASLIGFRDKTIGLALEASGGLYRKLTQRFPKKGTCSFKRRELATSHATRTKFPELVIQDEKRVRFVVINGLAIIERPDNMRMEDAEWFKRLTGRSEVAISSRDYKFYSPRHKFRRSPQAAFDIPETRALAEDENSTLVCSSGFRPPNEIQDQHQSTSKRHIEQLESQPYLHLFHQAEDDTIQQVQHCTQFPPIHECTSAPHLSDNPQHQQQAYLSQHISCLQVGQGHHGGRMHIIPTSPAKFCDECGSPYLRATSKFCSECGTKRLGM